The DNA region GTACCAGGAGTTGAGCGTCCGCCGGTGGCGGGAGCGCTGTTCCCCGAAGCGCTCCCGGTGCCGGAACATGCGCAGCAGCGCCGTCGTCGTGTCGATGCGCAGCGCGTGCAGCCCGAGCCAGCCGTCGGCCATTCCCGGATCCATCCGGACCGCGGCGCGGAATTCCTCCTCCGCCTGCGGATAGGCCCCCATCGTGTAGGCGTCCACACCTCGCAGCCAGGCGAGGTCGGCCGGGGCCTCGGGGCCCTGCGTGCCGAAGTCCATCACGTCCCCCACAAACCGTGCCCCCGTTGATCGCCGGGCGGGCCGGTGCCCGTCGGCAGTCTTCGTCGAACCGCTGTGCCGCGGACGGGAGTTGCGTTCGGTGCGGAGAGCAGCCGTCCGAATGTCGCACCGAGAGGCATCGTACCTGCGGGGCAGTACCGGGCCGAAGGGTGCCGCACGACAGGTTCTCCGAGGTGGGAGCAGATGGGGCGCACTCGGTTTGGTGACCGAGGGTGAACGAATCGCGCCTCGGAGCGTCCGAAAAACGGCTGTGGGCAGAACGAAGCCCCCGATCACGGGGGAACAACCGGGGGCTTCGCGTCTGCGGGGCGGCCCCAAAAGGCCGCACATTCAGAACGTAAGTCCTGTACGGCCCCCGGGTCAAGCCGAGTTGGGGCACTCAGGCAACTTCTCAGATGTGGGTCTTCACAAGTTCAGCACACAGACGCTGGCCCATCACGGTCTGTGACCGAGAGGCTCTTCGCTGAGGTCGCAGCAGGTCCCTGGAGCACCTCGTACCCCTCTGAACACTGCAGCACCAAAAGATCGGCGAACTGTTTTGACGGGTCCTTGGTGAAGTGGCGGCGCTCGGCGCGGACCCACCCCTCCCAGAACTCGTTCTGCACCGAACCGTCCCTCCGCCGCCCGCGTGCCCACGCGTCCTCGTCGGCCAGCTCCATCCACAGCAGCCGCGCCAGCCACGGCCTGAGCGCGCGACGGCCGGCGCCCACCCCCTCGACGAGGATCACGGGCGCGGGCGGCAGCGCACGGGCCGGTCCGAAGCCACGTGCAGTCCAGTCGTACGGCCGGTAGTGCGCCGCCGTGCCGTGGGACAGCGGCGCGACGACCTCCCGGAGCAGTCGTCCGGTCCAGGCGAAGAGCTCCTCGTGCGTGGCGATGTCGTCCAGGTGGAGCACGGGAGCCCCGCCCAGTGCCTCGGCCAGATGCTCCGCGAACGTGGTCTTCCCCGAGCCCGCGTGCCCGTCGACACCGACGAGCCGGACGGGGCCGCAGGAGGGCGGCAGCCGGTGCAGCCGGGAGGCGAGGACGTCGAGGTGGATGAGGGATCCCTTGGTGCGGTGCGGTGCTCCTGGGCTTCACTCTACCGAGGTCACCCTCGGGTGACCGGGGGAGAAGATGCCGTCGTCCTGTCGCGGCCATACCAGTGGTATCAACCAATATTTGTCGGCGCCGCGACACGCGAAGTGCTGGCAGAAGCGGTGATCGCGAACCATAGTTGGCCCACACCCACGCATTGGACCTGCCCGTTCCGGACACCTGGGGGTCACCCGCCCATGACCAGAGCTGAACAGCCGTCCCGCAGAAGTCTCCTGGCCGTGGCCGTCGCCGCGGCCACCGCGGGCGCCGCGAGTCCGGCGGCGGCCGCCGGCTCGACGGCCGGCCCCGTGAGAACCCGGACCGCCGCCCCGTCGAAAGCCCCGTCACGCCTCGTGGACAACCATGCCTGGACCTCGTACACCGACTGGCGCGGTGGTGTCGCGGAAGGGACCCGTGCCGTGCCGGGGGTGCGCCCGGGCCTGGCGATCGGGACGCCCGAGGGCCGGACCGACTACAAGGATCCGCACACCGGCACGACCGCCACCTGGGAGTACGCGCGCTGGACCTCGCCCGTCCACCGCCTCGCCGTCCCCTCGACCGAGGTCATCCCCTCCTGGAACGCGCGGACCCCGGCGGGCACCTGGCTCCAGGTCGAGCTGTCGGGCAAGTACTCCGACGGCACGGGCACACCCTGGTACGTGATGGGCCGCTGGGCGGCCGGGGACCAGGACATCCGGCGGACCTCGGTGGACGACCAGAGCGACGGCAGGAGCAGTGTCTGGACGGACACCCTCTCCATCGACGACGCGGCCTCCGGGCTGCGCCTGGTGTCGTACCGGCTGCGGCTGACCCTGTACCGCAAGCCCGGGACCACGGCCACGCCGACCGTGTGGCGGCTCGGCGCGATGGGCTCCGACGTCCCGGACCGCTTCACCGTGCCGGCCTCGACGCCCGCTCTCGCGCGGGAGCTGACGGTGCCGCGCTACTCGCAGGAGATCCACGCCGGCCAGTACCCCGAGTACGACAACGGCGGCGAGGCGTGGTGCAGCCCCACCTCCTCCCAGATGATCATCGAGTACTGGGGCCGGAAGCCCACCGCGGCGGACCTGGCCTGGGTCAAGCCCGAGTACGCGGACCCGCAGGTGTGCCACGCCGCCCGGTTCACCTTCGACCACCAGTACAACGGCTGCGGGAACTGGCCCTTCAACGCCGCGTACGCCGCGACGTACAAGGACCTCCAGGGCGTGGTGACCCGGCTCGGCTCGCTCGCCGACCTGGAGACGCTGATCGCCGCCGGAATCCCGGCCATAACGTCCCAGTCGTTCCTCAGGACCGAACTGACGGGAGCGGGGTACGGCACCGCGGGCCATCTGATGACGGTCATAGGGTTCACCGCCGACGGCGACGTGATCGCCAACGACCCGGCCTCGCCGGACAACAACGCGGTTCGGCGCGTCTACAAGCGGCGCGAGTGGGAGAACATCTGGCTCCGTACCAAGCGGTACAACGCCTCCGGGGCGGTCGTCTCCGGTACCGGCGGGGTCTGCTACGTCTACTTCCCGGCCCGTCCCACGGCGAGCCAGCGGAGGGCGCTGGCGGCGGTGGGCATTCGCTGAGCGACGGCTGAGCGACGTCTGCGTGGCGCGGCAGCGGTGACGAGACCGCTGTGACGGGGCTGCTGTGGCGGGTGCCACAGCAGCCCCTCGCGCGTGACCAAGCTCTCTCCCGCAAAAGCCCGATCCGGTGGCAAGGTGGACAGAACGGTGGGGGGAGTCCACTGCAAGACCGACGTGAGCGAGCTGCCATGACCACGACCTCAGCCACCGCCGGACGTGTCCGTGCCCGTACCGGTGGCCCCAAGGACGACGGCCCGAAGATCCTCGAGCACCTCGTGGGCTGGACGTTCGTGGTGGTACTCGCGATGTTCGTGACGCAGCTCGGCCTCCTCTGATCGCAGTCGAAGAGAGTCGAACAGGCTGGTGGCGCTGCTCTGCCATACTGCGGTGGTCCCGCTCGCAGTTGGAGACCAGGTCCGGAATTGAGTAACAGTCAGCAGCGTGGTGCCGACCGCCCCGGAGCGCGCGGCACCGACCGTTCCTTAGCGCGCCGCGCCGAACTCATCGCCATCGGGCGGAAGTTGTTCGCCGACACGTCCTACGACGCACTGTCGATGGACGACATCGCGAAACAGGCGCAGGTGGCCAAGGGGCTGATCTACTACTACTTCAAGTCCAAGCGCGGCTACTACCTGGCGATCGTCCAGGACTCGGTGGCCGAGCTGATCTCCCGGGCGGCCAGTGGCCTCGAACTGCCCCCGGCGGAGCGGGTCCACCGCACCATCGACGGCTATCTGCGCTACGCCGAGCACAACCACGCCGCGTACCGCACCATCATCAGCGGGGGAGTCGGTTTCGACGCCGAGGTGCACGCCATCCGGGAGAGCGTGCGGGAGGCCATCGTCGAGACGATCGCCGAAGGGGCGTACGGGCGACGGAAGATCGCCCCGCTGCCGCGCATGGCGCTGCTCGGCTGGCTGTGCAGCGTCGAGGGGGCCACCCTCGACTGGATCCACCACTACAGCCTCCCGCGCGACCTCATGCGCGAGCTGCTGGTGAAGATGCTCGGCGGCACGATGCGCGCCATCGAGGAACTCGACGCCTCCTACCCGGCCCCGAAGGCCGCACGCCGGGACACGTGACACGAGTGGAGGGCGGGAGCCCGCCGACCGGCCCCGCCCTCCGCTCAAGTGCCCTGCCGCCGAAGCTAGTTGATCGCCTTGATCAGCTCGCCGTTCGACGTGTCACCGCTCAGCTCCCAGAAGAACGTGCCGCCCAGGCCCTGCGCGTTCTTGTAGTTCATCTTCCCGGCGATGGTCGACGGGGTGTCGTAACTCCACCAGTTGTTCCCGCACTTGCCGTACGCCGTGCCGCCGACCGTGCCGGTCACCGGGCACTTCGTCCTGAGCACCTTGTAGTCGTCGATGCCCTGCTCGTACGTGCCCGCCGCCGGCCCGGTGGCGGTGCCGCCGGGCGCAGCCTGGGTGACACCGGTCCAGCCACGCCCGTAGAAGCCGATGCCGAGCAGCAGCTTCGAGGCCGGGACGCCCATGCCCTTGAGCTTGGCGATGGTCGCGGAGGTGTGGAACTCCGCCTTCGGGATCCCCGAGTAGGAGTTCAGCGCCGAGTGCGGAGCCGTGGGACCGGTCGCGTCCCAGGCGCCGAAGAAGTCGTACGTCATCGGGTTGTACCAGTTGACGTACTGGGCGGCGCCCGCGTAGTCCGCCGCGTCGAGCTTGCCGCCGGCCGTGGCGTCGGCCGGGATCGCCGAGGTGACCAGTGCGGAGCCGCCGAACTTGGCGCGCACCGCGGACATCAGGTTCTTGTAGGCGGCCCGCCCGCTGGTGTCACAGGTGGCGCCGCACGCGTTGGGGTACTCCCAGTCGATGTCGATCCCGTCGAAGACGTCCGCCCACTTCGAGTTCTCGACCAGGTCGTAGCAGGACTGGGCGAAGGCCGCCGGGTTCCTGGCCGCCTCGGTGAAGCCCGCCGACCAGGTCCAGCCGCCGAAGGACCAAAGGATCTTGAGGTTCGGGTGCTTCTTCTTCAGCTCGCGCAGCTGGTTGAAGTTGCCGCGCAGCGGCTGGTCCCAGGTGTCCGCGACTCCGTCGACCGACTCGGCCGCGGTGTGCGTCCGCTCGGTCGCCGCGTAGTTGTCGCCCATCGCGCACTTGCCGCCGGTGACGTTGCCGAAGGCGTAGTTGATGTGCGTCAGTTTGGCCGCCGAGCCGGACGTCTCGACATTCTTGACCAGGTACTTCCGGTCGTAGGTGCCCCATTCGGTGAAGTAGCCGACGACCTTGGAGGCGGCCTTCGGCGCCGCGGCCCGTTCGGCGGGGCCGGCCGCGGTGGCCGTACCCGCGCCGGCGAGCAGCCCCGCGCCGAGAACGGCGCAACACGCGGCGGAGATGAGCGCCCTGAAGCGGACGCGGGGGCGGAGCGAGCTGAACATCGTGTCTCCTCGTGGGGGAGAGGGGAACGGGCGCCTGTTGGCATGAACGCGGTGAAGCGTCGGAGCGAAACAGTAGGAGGACTAGACCAGTACGGTCAATGGTTCGGACCAATTCGGCACAGGATTCGCTACGGGAATCCTTTACTCTTGAGTAAGCGGTCGTTAACTGGTGACTCGATGCCTCCGATCGGGCATACTCACAGCGCACAGCCGCTGATCAGCCGCTTCCGTGACCCGGAGGCGCCGAGCATCGACAGTGCCCAGTAAGACCAGGCGGGGCAGCCCCACCCAGGTGTGCGTTCGCCGAAGTGCCCGACAGGGAGGAGAGCGTCGCCATGCCCGACCGCGCCCCGCAGCCGGTGGACCGTCAACTGCCCACGGACGAGGCCCGGGATCTGATCTCGCTCGTCCGCGACATCGCGCAGCGCGAGATCGCCCCGAAGGCGGCCGAGGAGGAGGACGCCGGGCACTTCCCGCGCGAAGTCCTCACGCTGCTCTCCGAGTCGGGACTGCTCGGTCTCCCGTACGACTCCGAGTACGGCGGCGGAGACCAGCCGTACGAGGTCTACCTCCAGGTCCTCGAAGAGCTGGCCGCCGCCCGTCTCACCGTCGGCCTCGGCGTCAGCGTGCACACGCTCGCCTGCCACGCCCTCGCCAACTACGGCACCAAGGAACAGCAGGTCGAGCATCTCCCGGACATGCTCGGCGGCGGCCTCCTGGGCGCCTACTGCCTCTCGGAGCCGTCCTCCGGCTCGGACGCCGCGTCGCTGCGCACGAAAGCCGTGCGGGACGGCGACCAGTGGGTGATCACGGGCACCAAGGCCTGGATCACACACGGCGGAGTCGCCGACTTCTACACCGTGCTCGCGCGGACCGGCGGTGAGGGGGCGCGGGGCATCACGGCGTTCCTGGTGCCCGGCGACGCGGAGGGGCTGAGCGCCGCGGTGCCCGAGAAGAAGATGGGCATGAAGGGCTCACCCACCGCCCAGATCCACTTCGACGGGGTACGGATCCCGGACGACCGGCGCATCGGCGACGAGGGCCAGGGCTTCGCGATCGCCCTGTCCGCGCTCGACTCGGGGCGGCTCGGCATCGCGGCCTGCGCGATCGGTGTGGCCCAGGCCGCGCTCGACGAGGCCGTGGCGTACGCCACCGGGCGGCAGCAGTTCGGCCGCCCGATCGCGGACTTCCAGGGCCTGCGCTTCATGCTCGCGGACATGGCGACCCAGATCGAGGCGGGCCGGGCGCTCTACCTCGCCGCGGCCCGGCTGCGTGACGCGGGACGGCCGTTCGCCAAGCAGGCGGCCATGGCGAAGCTGCACTGCACCGACACCGCGATGAAGGTCACCACCGACGCCGTCCAGGTACTCGGCGGGTACGGCTACACCGCGGACTTCCCCGCGGAGCGCTTCATGCGCGAGGCCAAGGTGCTGCAGATCGTCGAGGGCACCAATCAGATCCAGCGGATGGTCATCGCCCGTCATCTCGCGGGTCCCGAGTCGCGCTGAACCTCTCGTACCCGTACATCGCCGAGGGCGCCGCGAGCCGGGCCCACTCCGGGTCGTGGCGGCCCGGCAGGGTCCGGCCCCGGTCGGCCCAGGTGCGGATCAGGGCGCGGTAGATGGGGGGATCCAGGGGCTGATGGTGCACGTGGGACCCCTGTGATCCCTGGGTTGCCTGTGTCCAGTGAACTCCCTGCGTCCACTGAGTTCCCTGCGCCCACTGTGTCTCCTGTGGCCCCAGGGACCCCTGGGGAACCGATTCTGCCGACGCGGGGAAGGGGATCCGGCGGCGGCGCTCCGCCTCTGCGTATGTGGGGGTCATACCGTGGCCAACGGGTCCACGGGCGGACAGGTCACCGGCGCGGGGATTCGCCAGTGAGTTCGCGGCACGCCCTTGTCCGGGTCGCCGCCGGTCCGCATGAGGGGCGCACCGGACTCTGGCCCCCCGAGGCCTTCTGACGTACCGTCAACTCCGCCGCCGGGGGGCCGCACCCCTCCGGGCGACGTCACGCGCCGTACGCCCCGGGAGGCAGCCGATGCCCGACGACCGCCCCGTAGCCCTCGACGAGTACCCCGTGCACCAGGTCCCCCTCTCGATGAAGCACGTGGCGACGGGGGACCGGAACGCCTACGACCGGTGCATCTTCCAGGTCTTCGACCACCAGGGGCGGGCGCTGCTCATCCTGGGGCTCGGGGTGTACCCGAACGTCGGGGTGATCGACGCGTACGCGACCCTTCGCGTCGGCGACACCCTGCACGCCGTACGCGCCTCCGACGCGCTGGACGACGACACCCGGATGGCGATGGCGGTCGGTCCGCTGCGGATCCTGGTCGAGCGCTCACTGAAGGACTTCGTCCTGAGCTGCGCGGCCGACCCCGAGGACCCGGACGGACTGTCGTACGAGATCAACTGGTCGGCGGACTTTCCCGCGCTGTGGGAGCCGCATCACGTCCAACGCCGGGGCGCCCGCCTCACGTTGGAGGGGCGGCGCTTCGTGCAGGCGGGCCGGTGCGAGGGCTGGATCCGGGTCGCGGGGGAGGAGATCCGGTTGTCCGCGGACGGCTGGACCGGCACCCGCGACCGGAGTTGGGGCACGCGCCCCCTGCCCGGCGAGGAAGGCGGCCGGCTCGCCGAGGAGCACCGCACCGAAGGCTTCCACTGGCTCTGGTGTCCCGTCCGCTTCGAGGACCGCTTCCTGATGGTCGTCACCCAGGAGGACGCCGACGGCTACCGGACCCTGAACGACGCGACGCTCGTGCGGAACGGGGAACGCGACCGCCAACTCGGCTGGCCCCAGGCCGAGATCACCTACCGGAGCGGAACCAGGCACCCGGAGCGCGCGATCGTCCACCTCGGCGACTTCCGCAAACCGTCGGAACTCGGCGTCGAGATCCTCACCTCCTCGCCGCTCGCCGTCGGAGCCGGCTATCCACCCGCCGACGACTGGCAGCACGGCACCTGGCGGGGACGCGGCTGGACCGACCGGCGTACGTACGACCTTTCGGATCCGGCTGCCCTCGGGCTCGCCGCGTACGGCGTGACCGACCACGCCGCCCGCTTCATGCTCGACGGACAGGTGGGGCACGGGATCTTCGAGCACGGCTCGTTCGGACGGCACGACCCGAGCGGGTTCACCGGGTTCGACTCGGTCGCGCCGTAAGGAAGTTGACGCGAGGGAGGGAGTGGAGCGATGGCAACGGCACCCCGTCCGCGTACGACCACACGTGACCCGGAGGAACTCGCGCAGCGGCTGACCGCCTGGCTCGCCGGACGGCTGCCCGGCGCCAAGGCGGTCGACGTCCGCGTCCCCGCCTCCAACGGACTCTCCAGCGAGACGCTGCTCTTCGACATCGAGCACCCCGAACCCCCGGTGCGTGCCTGCGCGTTGAGGCTCGCGGCGGACCCGGCGGCGTACACCGTCTTCCCGGTCTACGACCTGCCGCGCCAGTACCGCACCATGCGACTGGTGGCGGACCGCACGGACCTGCCCGTCCCGCGGGTGCAATGGCTGGAGGAGGCCCCGGGGCCCCTCGGGGCACCCTTCTTCGTCATGGAGCGCGTGGCGGGCCGCGTACCGCCGGACGTCATGCCCTACACATACGAGGGCAACTGGCTGCACGCGGCAAGTGACGCCGAGCGGGAGCGACTTGAGGACGCGTCGGTAGGACTCCTCGCCCGACTGCACGACCAAGTCCCGGTGCGCGAGGCGGACTTCCTCGTCCCGCCGGGGCACGGCAGCGCGCTGCGACGCCATGTAGCGGCCCAACGCGCCTACTACGAATGGGTGATTGACGGGCTGTCACGCTCGCCTCTGATCGAGGACGCCTTCGACCGG from Streptomyces sp. NBC_00258 includes:
- a CDS encoding acyl-CoA dehydrogenase family protein, which translates into the protein MPDRAPQPVDRQLPTDEARDLISLVRDIAQREIAPKAAEEEDAGHFPREVLTLLSESGLLGLPYDSEYGGGDQPYEVYLQVLEELAAARLTVGLGVSVHTLACHALANYGTKEQQVEHLPDMLGGGLLGAYCLSEPSSGSDAASLRTKAVRDGDQWVITGTKAWITHGGVADFYTVLARTGGEGARGITAFLVPGDAEGLSAAVPEKKMGMKGSPTAQIHFDGVRIPDDRRIGDEGQGFAIALSALDSGRLGIAACAIGVAQAALDEAVAYATGRQQFGRPIADFQGLRFMLADMATQIEAGRALYLAAARLRDAGRPFAKQAAMAKLHCTDTAMKVTTDAVQVLGGYGYTADFPAERFMREAKVLQIVEGTNQIQRMVIARHLAGPESR
- a CDS encoding peptidase C39 family protein, with product MTRAEQPSRRSLLAVAVAAATAGAASPAAAAGSTAGPVRTRTAAPSKAPSRLVDNHAWTSYTDWRGGVAEGTRAVPGVRPGLAIGTPEGRTDYKDPHTGTTATWEYARWTSPVHRLAVPSTEVIPSWNARTPAGTWLQVELSGKYSDGTGTPWYVMGRWAAGDQDIRRTSVDDQSDGRSSVWTDTLSIDDAASGLRLVSYRLRLTLYRKPGTTATPTVWRLGAMGSDVPDRFTVPASTPALARELTVPRYSQEIHAGQYPEYDNGGEAWCSPTSSQMIIEYWGRKPTAADLAWVKPEYADPQVCHAARFTFDHQYNGCGNWPFNAAYAATYKDLQGVVTRLGSLADLETLIAAGIPAITSQSFLRTELTGAGYGTAGHLMTVIGFTADGDVIANDPASPDNNAVRRVYKRREWENIWLRTKRYNASGAVVSGTGGVCYVYFPARPTASQRRALAAVGIR
- a CDS encoding phosphotransferase family protein, with the protein product MATAPRPRTTTRDPEELAQRLTAWLAGRLPGAKAVDVRVPASNGLSSETLLFDIEHPEPPVRACALRLAADPAAYTVFPVYDLPRQYRTMRLVADRTDLPVPRVQWLEEAPGPLGAPFFVMERVAGRVPPDVMPYTYEGNWLHAASDAERERLEDASVGLLARLHDQVPVREADFLVPPGHGSALRRHVAAQRAYYEWVIDGLSRSPLIEDAFDRLDALWPRDEGETVLSWGDARIGNVIYDGFEPAAVLDWEMAALAPREVDLGWMIYLHRFFQDLTVSFGQPGLPGFLRRDRVELRYAQLTGHTPRDMDFHILYAALRHAVVMLRVAYRQVHFGEAAVPADPDTLILHHDSLRAMVQGSY
- a CDS encoding TetR/AcrR family transcriptional regulator; this encodes MSNSQQRGADRPGARGTDRSLARRAELIAIGRKLFADTSYDALSMDDIAKQAQVAKGLIYYYFKSKRGYYLAIVQDSVAELISRAASGLELPPAERVHRTIDGYLRYAEHNHAAYRTIISGGVGFDAEVHAIRESVREAIVETIAEGAYGRRKIAPLPRMALLGWLCSVEGATLDWIHHYSLPRDLMRELLVKMLGGTMRAIEELDASYPAPKAARRDT
- a CDS encoding uridine kinase family protein — protein: MHLDVLASRLHRLPPSCGPVRLVGVDGHAGSGKTTFAEHLAEALGGAPVLHLDDIATHEELFAWTGRLLREVVAPLSHGTAAHYRPYDWTARGFGPARALPPAPVILVEGVGAGRRALRPWLARLLWMELADEDAWARGRRRDGSVQNEFWEGWVRAERRHFTKDPSKQFADLLVLQCSEGYEVLQGPAATSAKSLSVTDRDGPASVC
- a CDS encoding SCO1431 family membrane protein, which encodes MTTTSATAGRVRARTGGPKDDGPKILEHLVGWTFVVVLAMFVTQLGLL
- a CDS encoding glycoside hydrolase family 18 protein; protein product: MFSSLRPRVRFRALISAACCAVLGAGLLAGAGTATAAGPAERAAAPKAASKVVGYFTEWGTYDRKYLVKNVETSGSAAKLTHINYAFGNVTGGKCAMGDNYAATERTHTAAESVDGVADTWDQPLRGNFNQLRELKKKHPNLKILWSFGGWTWSAGFTEAARNPAAFAQSCYDLVENSKWADVFDGIDIDWEYPNACGATCDTSGRAAYKNLMSAVRAKFGGSALVTSAIPADATAGGKLDAADYAGAAQYVNWYNPMTYDFFGAWDATGPTAPHSALNSYSGIPKAEFHTSATIAKLKGMGVPASKLLLGIGFYGRGWTGVTQAAPGGTATGPAAGTYEQGIDDYKVLRTKCPVTGTVGGTAYGKCGNNWWSYDTPSTIAGKMNYKNAQGLGGTFFWELSGDTSNGELIKAIN